One region of Bacteroidota bacterium genomic DNA includes:
- a CDS encoding rhodanese-like domain-containing protein, protein MKEITVEELKEKIDRNENFQLIDVRESYEYEICNLNGELIPMSTVLDNMDKIAKDKPVIIHCKSGGRSGVIVMELERRFGMTNLYNLKGGILAYSRNIDPSIPIY, encoded by the coding sequence ATGAAAGAGATTACAGTAGAGGAACTCAAAGAAAAAATCGACAGAAATGAGAATTTTCAGCTCATTGATGTAAGGGAGTCCTATGAATATGAAATCTGCAATTTGAATGGTGAACTGATCCCCATGTCAACCGTTTTGGATAATATGGACAAGATTGCAAAAGACAAACCGGTAATCATTCATTGCAAATCCGGTGGAAGAAGCGGTGTGATTGTGATGGAACTGGAACGCCGGTTTGGCATGACAAATCTGTATAATCTGAAAGGCGGCATCCTCGCCTATTCCCGCAATATTGATCCGAGTATACCTATCTATTGA
- a CDS encoding DUF2279 domain-containing protein gives MNLRFFTLLTLLFYQSKISCAEVCSGSFEDNSESEIIHPTDSTSPSVWSLENAKSPDRKRTRILNYTVVGLYPVSMYWLYTQWYQNYPQSSFHFFNDNAEWEQMDKFGHAWDAYSIAKPLMKCYRWTGYNNKKSTLLAGGISFLYQTTVEVFDGFSEEWGFSTGDVLCNTAGIGLFTAQQLTWGEQRIVLKYSFHQSKYSKYRPNLLGSNLPENILKDYNGLSYWISINPRSFFKNTKWLPNWLSIGAGFGAEGMTGGKENPTEVDGKIIPEFERYRQYYISLDIDLARVKTKSVLLGSIFKFINIVHLPSPAIEFSKGKKSRYHAFYF, from the coding sequence ATGAACCTCCGGTTTTTTACTTTACTCACACTTCTTTTTTATCAATCTAAAATTAGCTGCGCGGAAGTTTGTTCTGGTTCTTTTGAAGATAATTCAGAATCGGAAATAATTCATCCCACAGATTCCACTTCTCCATCAGTTTGGTCGTTAGAAAATGCAAAATCACCTGATCGTAAAAGAACCAGAATTTTAAATTATACCGTTGTCGGTTTGTATCCTGTGAGTATGTATTGGTTGTATACACAGTGGTATCAAAATTATCCTCAATCTTCTTTTCACTTTTTTAATGACAATGCGGAATGGGAGCAAATGGATAAATTCGGGCATGCATGGGATGCATATTCTATCGCTAAACCTCTCATGAAATGTTATCGCTGGACTGGTTACAACAATAAGAAATCTACTTTGCTGGCTGGCGGAATTTCATTTTTGTACCAGACTACCGTAGAAGTCTTTGATGGTTTTTCAGAAGAATGGGGATTTTCTACCGGAGATGTACTTTGCAATACTGCAGGAATCGGACTTTTCACTGCTCAGCAACTCACATGGGGAGAGCAACGAATTGTACTGAAGTATTCATTTCATCAAAGTAAATATTCAAAATACAGACCCAATCTGCTGGGAAGTAATTTGCCGGAGAATATTCTGAAAGACTACAATGGATTGAGTTATTGGATCAGTATCAATCCACGCTCGTTTTTCAAAAACACAAAGTGGTTGCCAAACTGGTTAAGTATCGGAGCAGGTTTCGGAGCGGAAGGAATGACCGGAGGAAAGGAAAACCCGACAGAAGTGGATGGAAAAATTATACCGGAATTTGAACGATACAGGCAATATTATATCAGTCTGGATATTGATCTTGCAAGAGTGAAAACAAAATCGGTTTTGCTTGGATCAATTTTTAAATTCATCAACATTGTTCATTTACCTTCACCTGCAATAGAATTCAGCAAGGGAAAAAAATCACGGTATCACGCATTTTATTTTTAA
- a CDS encoding gliding motility-associated C-terminal domain-containing protein produces MIKIRKIISFFSLFGAIGLFLLPGYSIGQCVSPITTFPFSEDFESGPAGWTSGGSNSDWALGTPSKTTINAAASGTNCWISGGLNTSFYNYGERSWVMSPCFDFSGLSKPMVSVSIFWDTEYLYDGANLQYSTDGTTWRTLGSYSEPDNCVDQNWYNVNNVTNLSSITNGTQGWAGTVQATSGSCRGGHGSGGWLVAKHCLSFLAGQTQVMFRFTFGSGTTCNDYDGFAFDLFKIEEASNFPFTFSWNCVSSNTVEFKDTSSCHSNWSWDFGDPSSATNTSDLQVPQHTFSSPGKYTITLTSGNDCIPDYTVSADLYILSAETSSTPETCVNSKDGTASVQVSGSTAINSYAWNTDPVQNGSTATGLSAGQYAVNITASNSCDLSADVIVPIGPDAFPIPDLGPDTTLCPGSAFLLHPGNFNTYEWQDLSTDQNYIVEQAGVYTVKITNTAGCSGTDTVSVSEDCLNDIIFPNAFTPNGDNLNETFLPFGSAIKNYNLKIYNRWGQLIFESVDQSRGWDGTYQGKRQEEGIYLYRVSYSVRNGEEKGRTGKVVLIR; encoded by the coding sequence TTGATCAAAATCAGGAAAATAATCAGCTTTTTTAGCTTATTTGGTGCAATTGGTCTGTTCCTCTTGCCCGGTTATTCCATTGGTCAATGTGTGAGTCCCATCACAACTTTTCCATTTAGTGAGGATTTTGAAAGTGGGCCGGCAGGATGGACCTCCGGAGGAAGTAATTCCGACTGGGCGCTTGGGACTCCTTCAAAGACTACGATTAATGCCGCTGCTTCAGGAACCAACTGTTGGATTTCCGGTGGTTTAAATACTTCATTCTACAATTATGGAGAACGTTCCTGGGTGATGAGTCCTTGCTTTGATTTCAGCGGATTGTCAAAACCTATGGTTTCCGTTTCTATCTTTTGGGATACTGAATATTTGTACGACGGTGCCAATCTTCAATATTCAACGGACGGGACAACATGGAGAACACTTGGTTCTTATTCCGAACCTGATAATTGTGTTGATCAAAACTGGTACAACGTAAATAATGTTACCAATCTTTCGAGCATCACGAATGGAACACAAGGTTGGGCAGGAACGGTTCAAGCAACTTCGGGTTCTTGCAGAGGTGGTCATGGCAGTGGTGGATGGCTTGTTGCTAAACATTGTCTTTCATTTCTTGCAGGACAAACACAGGTGATGTTTCGCTTTACTTTTGGATCCGGAACCACCTGCAATGATTACGATGGATTCGCATTTGATCTTTTCAAAATAGAAGAAGCTTCAAATTTTCCTTTCACGTTCTCATGGAATTGTGTTTCCTCCAACACTGTTGAATTTAAAGATACATCATCCTGTCATTCCAACTGGAGCTGGGATTTTGGTGATCCTTCCTCAGCGACAAATACAAGTGATCTTCAGGTACCTCAGCATACTTTCTCCTCGCCTGGAAAATATACGATCACGCTCACTTCAGGAAACGATTGCATACCGGATTATACTGTATCAGCAGATCTTTACATTCTCAGTGCTGAAACCTCTTCAACTCCCGAGACCTGTGTAAATTCAAAGGATGGAACAGCAAGTGTCCAGGTGAGTGGAAGTACGGCGATCAATTCGTATGCGTGGAATACAGATCCTGTTCAGAACGGTTCAACTGCAACCGGACTGAGTGCCGGACAATATGCAGTGAATATTACGGCATCTAATTCCTGTGACCTCAGTGCGGATGTAATTGTTCCCATCGGACCTGACGCTTTTCCAATTCCTGATTTAGGTCCGGATACAACATTGTGTCCAGGCTCAGCATTTTTGCTTCACCCCGGAAACTTTAATACCTATGAATGGCAGGATCTTTCCACTGATCAGAATTATATAGTTGAGCAGGCAGGAGTTTATACCGTAAAAATTACAAATACTGCTGGATGTTCCGGTACGGATACAGTATCTGTTTCAGAAGATTGTTTGAACGATATTATTTTTCCGAATGCCTTCACTCCCAACGGAGACAACCTGAACGAAACATTTCTGCCCTTTGGCAGCGCGATTAAAAATTACAACCTGAAAATTTACAACCGCTGGGGACAGTTAATTTTTGAAAGTGTAGATCAATCGCGTGGTTGGGATGGAACATACCAGGGAAAGAGACAGGAAGAGGGGATTTACCTTTATCGTGTAAGCTACAGCGTTCGTAATGGTGAAGAGAAGGGTAGAACCGGTAAAGTTGTTTTGATCAGGTAA